From the genome of Henckelia pumila isolate YLH828 unplaced genomic scaffold, ASM3356847v2 CTG_477:::fragment_2:::debris, whole genome shotgun sequence:
cgtatgcagttggaccaaaaaactatgaaaatgcaaagttagtgtaccaaaacacacattgaaaaagttaatggaccaaaaccaaaacatgaacAACTTAATGgactaaaaaacttattttccctgTTTTTATTGTAATTTTGGTCTTTTTTATGCTTGACATTATGTTGACGATGATGTGTCTGGTGCGGATATGGTAAAACAACAATCAAAAAAGCAAAAGAGTCAAacataaagaaaaataaaaaagccATCACTCATGGTTTTCCCAGTCGAGTTTGGAAAGTTCTATGAAATAATGAATTTGAGGGAAGGGGACCTAGAGAGAACCGGAAACTTTGCTATCTCATTTTTATTATAGGCTCAGTTTGATACAGATGAtgggataaataatatatagataattaatgtaatgtaataaaaaataaataaaaaaaggatagtggatatttgatttaatttgattgatatattatagtttatttgatttgattgattaagttttatataaaaatgataaattaccatATTAttcttttaataataataaaaatatataaataatattatttatacatagattaTTAATAACGGTACCAAACGGAGCCGAGTACTAACACTATCTATCCCTTGGAATGACTTTCcggagtaaacaataacattGGATAATTACATACACTACCtgtgttttcaaaattttagcCCACATACccttgaaaatttgaaaacataaaAGACATATGTGCTAAAgagggctaattgcatccacaccccctgtgaaaagtctaaaagacataaaaccccctgtgtaaaattaatagcatgtaagaccctatgttttaaaaaaattagcataaaaacccctatgagagggtataaatgtgcccgagtttgtataacataagggtgaaatgtgctacattttaaaaaactgagggatgcattagcctattaatatttcgtaagagattttatgttttttagacttttcacagggggtgtggatgcaattagctCGTGCTAAAGATTCAAAAACATTCGGGATTTCGCATGGCAGTGTATGAAATTATCCCAAAAACATTCTAGTACATTAATGATACCATTTCATATTTTGGAATTTGGATATTAATTCTGTGTGATAGATTACTAATCAACAAATTCGACCAAATTTTATGCAATTCATTGAGTAAAACATGAAACGATATGAATGTAATCGAAATGCCACCCCAAGTTTTTGGAGAATGTTATGATGAAAATTTGTATTGATCGCACCAGGTGAATGAGAAAAATGAGAACATTACTTGGAAAGCCATAGGCTACTGCGGCCCGGATCCGAACCTGAAAACGCAGAATCCAAAGGCCAAAACCATACAAGAAGAAGATGTAagtgaagaaaaagaaaaactgTTTGGACCACTTTACAAAGGAATCATCCATTTGAACCAATCAAGAACATCAAACCTGGACAAGTTACGAAACTTGGGGTTCCCTGTTTCTACGAATCACTCAAGAAACCGGAGAATGAAGTCTCTGAAACCATCGTTCGTCATCAAATGTGATGTTGCGGTGGTTGGTTCAGGTTCGGGTGGCGGAGTTGTGGCCGGTGTTCTTGCAAAAGCTGGCTACAAAGTGCTGGTTCTTGAAAGGGGCAGATATTTAGCCAGAAGTAATCTCTCACTGCTTGAAGGGGAAGCGCTGGACCAAATGTACTTGGGAAATGGAATCTCAGGGACAGAACATATGGACGTTATATTGCTAGCAGGATCAACGGTAGGCGGTGGATCGACAATAAACTGGTCGGCCTCGATCAAAACCCCACCACATGTTATAAAAGAATGGAGTGAGGATCATGGACTAGAGTTGTTTGACAGCAAAGATTTTGCCAAGGCATTGGATGTTGTGTGTCGAAAAATGGGAGTTCAATCTGAATTCAAGCAAGAAGGATTCAATGGCATGGTTTTGAGGAAAGGGTGTGAGAATTTAGGATACCCCATCGAAAATATCCCCAACAACGCGCCTCCGGATCATTACTGCGGCTGGTGCAGCCTCGGTTGTAAAGATGGGAAGAAGAGATGTACTTCAGAAACATGGCTAGTGGATTTGGTTGAGTCGGGGAATGGTGCAATTCTTCCTGAATGTGAAGCTGTACAAGTGATCACAGATAAAAGAAAAGGCAGAAAAAGGGCCATCGGTGTGGCTTTTACGTTCCTAAATCAAGGGGTGAAAGAAACAGCAATCTTGGAGTCAGATGTTACAGTGGTTTCGTGCGGGGCGATTCTTACACCCCCTTTGCTAAAACGAAGTGGACTAAAGAATCCGAACATCGGGAAGAATCTACATCTTCATCCTGTTGTGTTAGCGTGGGGGTACTTTCCTGAATCAGATTCACCTGATTCATGGCCTGAGGGAGAGAAAAAAAGCTACAATGGTAGCATTTTGACAAATATGTCGACAGTTGTGGCGAATTTCGAAGATTCGGGATATGGGACAGTGATCCAGACACCGGCATTGCACCCTGGGATGTTCTCTGTACTAATGCCATGGCTTTCAGGTACAGATATAAAACAGAGGATGCTTAAATTTTCAAGAACTGCTCACTTGTTTGCTCTGGCAAGAGATAAAAGTTCGGGCGCCGTGGTGTCTCCTACTCGTATAAGTTACAAATGGGAGAAATCTGATACTGAGAATCTGAGCAAAGGGGTAGAGAGAGCACTGAGGATATTAGCGGCATCCGGTGCAGAGGAAATCGGTACACATAACAATAAAGGGAGGGTCTTGAAAGTGAAGCAAGCTGATTCAAAGGAATTGGATGCATTTGTGAGGGAGGAAAGTTTAAGGCCATTGAAGAACTTGGAAACACCTATATGTTCAGCACATCAGATGGGAAGTTGCAGGATGGGGGTCGACCCGAAGGAGTCAGCGGTCCGTCCCAATGGGGAGACCTGGGAAGTGGAAGGACTATTTGTGGCGGATTCGAGTGTTTTTCCGACGGCTTTGGGGGTAAATCCGATGGTCACGGTCCAGGCAATTGCTTACTGCACTGCACAGTCAGTCCTTGAAGTCCTTGGCAAGGGAAGAGTTCAATTGGCAAGCAAGCCTTGATGATTTGTATTCTAGGAGCAAACAAATCTGGATTGAAAATGATTGTTGTTATAACTTATAactgttttttgtttttattataaattattctgaatataaaatttgataGGTCTGTCGTCAGCCAACAAACTTAAAATACCTACTCCTTAACAAAAACAAGTGTAGAGGTGAGCAGGGTCGAATCCACAGGGAATGGGTATTTGAATGTAACTAAAAGGGGGGTTTTGTGATTTGcagtaataaaataaaaaattaagactaatgcaataattaaataaataagaaggtgcaaataattaaatgagaaattcaaatattttaccaAACTTTGATTCAAGGAATTTCCGTATTCCAATTATATCATTGATTATCGgctaacaaataatttattcatgcaattatagcAATTAACCTTAAAATCATAGGGATAGCTACTAAGATTTTTGTGTTCTCCtattttaattgaccaaacCCAGCATCCAGTCAAAACTTATCAATAACCAACTGGGCACGATAGCGTTCCATgttgattaaaaatagcttttcgATTTGTGAGAACAGTTAATCTTAAAATCTAACAATCGAGATAGCTGCAATTGTTAAACCTAGTTTCGTTAATTTATTTAGATCAAACATGCTATGATAGCACAATACACCTAATCTATCGCTACTCAAGTACCAAGCATTCATGACAATTACGGATCACTGAACTCATGGTTAGCAATAGAAaatcataaatcaaattaatttgtcAGATTAATCGACCCACaactttcatgaaataaatcataaattaacaAATACTAAAAACAAGCAAAAACTTCAATTCAAACTCAAAACCTCACAGTGATAAATTGAAATACAAGAAATATCCTttgaatcaaaaataaaaacttagccaagcatagttggcttcataattccctaaaaatattaaagaTTAAACCTAGAAATtatgaaaagaaaaagaagaagaaaatattcACTGTCTTTTGCCGTGCAGAACGTGCAAAGCAGAAAACAGAAAATCTGTAGAAAATTCCTAATCTAACGTCTAAAAAGCCTAAGagaaaaggaaaaataaaaataaaatctaggaAAAAGATACGATTATATACAAGATAATCTTGATAattgtttaaataaaaaaaacaaatttccaacaatatttatccaaaataaaatcttttcttccaaaaatcttccataaattaaataccatatttataattcctaaaatatggtattttattctcaaattctgaaattttcaaTTTCCACCAGACAGTAAAAGCGTAGTAACACAGCGCGCCCACGCCTTGCTCCAGATCCTCTTCTAGTTTGCTCAATTCCTCAAAATTTCTCTTGGCAACTCCAAATGTGATAGAATTCAACTCTTTTAGCCCAAATTTTGTCTAAGATCATCAAAATTCCTCCAactacaaaacaaaacaaaaatgcaCCAATTAACATATGCAAAAGATAAAAATCCGCGAAATATGacactaaaaatataaatattatgaacCTATCAAAATCTCCCATAcctaatccttgctcgccctcgagcaagttatgcaaaaacaatatgaaacagaagaaacacataagcaaggatgaatcaTGACATCATAGCCTCAGATAAGTTTTCCCACAAAAAAACAAACTCGCAACGACTCTCgattatcaatgatacaccttcagtcgaatgcgaacgtgcgtgtgtgacatgttaccccagctacatgaaacttcaaaagacaaagcttcaagactgttcgtcgacctaaaacaattcagtgcaagtctcacaatcaagaactctcctctcaacaatctatcaacacaacacaactcccTTGAGaaataattacgcaccgtcggattttgcacccgacattttaaaagtcccaataattacccgcagacttagctataactagataggattcgaatttcaatcctctcgtctatagcccggatgaaactacaatcccatgaaaaccgcaaacttagctaggaaatagtgaatagaatttcattcacattccaagcccggatggaattgttatttcaaaaaaatttcaaaagtttaaccccattttatccgcatataTAGCCACAAAACAAGACAAAtcggatttcaaacatctcgctcgcaacccggatggagtcaattgcattttttttttgtaaacatagcataaaaattgttTAAAATGTGCGCCCAAGAGTGTATATGCCATATCAAATAGATCATCAAGATTTAAGCACTATCAAGTTCCCCAAACACCTattatcgtgcaatggtccaacagacatccacagtATCTACTACATCGCTACAATTCATCAGGTTAAACATGTGTgattaaaaatattcaacaaacaacctacggtttctcaaatctgatcaagagccaaaatttttcaaaaattcatcatttttcaagtacctcatcataggctaaaaTCTCATCCCCAACTCATGCATTCGAACAACACAAACAACGACACAGaaaaacataaattaaatgcaataacacaacaaaacaaatgcaacaaTATGAATACACACCCCACACTTAAATGAAGCATTGCTCTaaatgcatcaaaacacaaaacacaGACAAACAACTAAACAAAATGCAACAAAGAGAATACAAAAAGGATTTTTTTTCAGAGGGGATCAGTGTCAGAAGTATCTAGGATTTAGAAAAGAGAAACAATAAGCATGAACTAAATATCTCTTGGACAGAAACTCACAAAATAGAATAACACAAACCCCTAAAAACCTCCCACACCTAAATCaggcattgtcctcaatgacaTACATAGATGCtcaattaaaacaagaaaaatgTAGGTATAAGTAGAGAACTCCCCTGGAAATTTTGAGCATCGATAAAAAAAACGCCTTCTATTGCGGAGGTGGTGGAAACGGTGGATCAAAGCCCATGTGCCGATAAAATGCCAGATGATTTTTTTCTCCATTCATATCAAGTGTTGCCGAATATCAGAAATTTTCTCGATGAAGTGCCTGGTAGACGGTCGAGAACCGGATGGTAATGTAGAAATCGTTGATGGTGGACGAATGTCTAATGGCTCGGGCGAGATATCGGGATCAAAATTTTTTTGGTTGGACTTCGCTGTAGCAGGACCTGGTGGACAAAACGAGAAAACTCCCTGCACTTGTTTTATGAGTCCCATACTCTCTAAACAACGCAAATCCAAAGGATACATAGGACAAGCCACACGCAAATTATTATCATTCAAATCAAGCAATTTGGCATTGACAGCTAGTGCAGTAATCAAGGAACCAAGAATCAAATGACGTTTATTTGTTACTACACTAGCAAATTGTGAAACCAACCAATAACCCAAATTCACTTTTTTTTGGCCTTCCATGCACCAAAGGAAGAAAAGTTCGGATTTTGTTAACACACCTGCAGAATCTTTTCGACCCAAGAAATTAAAAGCCAAAAACCTATGAATGTATTTCCAAGCTGGATCATAAAGGTACGAGTCTTTGGACTTACTTGGGTCATAATCTTTTTGGTTCGATGTAGCTCGATAAACAAGAATGGGAGTAAATTTGTCATCATAGTCACAAGCACTAGTCAAATAATCATCAGTTTTAGCAAATTCTTCGGTAATAAAACCAAAGGTCAGATTAAATTCAGTGATTGATAATTTGAAAGTGCGCCCCATCAACCGAAATCGAACTACTCCTGGGCTCGAGAGTGTAAAATTTTCAGGTTTGACAAATTCAAAAGTAGTATAAAACTCTCGAACCAACTCAATATATGCAGGACATGAAACAGAGAAATATGACTCCCACCCAATGTTATGAATTAATTTAAACACTTTATCCTTAATATTCAAAGTCTCCAAGGTGGGGTGATCAATATAATTACAGGGAAttatttgtttttgaaaaattaatttgtACCTATCCTTTTTCGCCTTTTTAGTAAAaactaaattatcattcaaatcaGATTCAGAAGGCGGTAACACATTCATTCCCTTTCCCATTCTCTCCCTTTTATACGCAGGAGATGAATTAGATtcaccgatttttttttttttgtagcacTAGACTCTCGACCCATgatatcaaaaatatattttcaacaaagTAACCGGCAACAATGCAATCACAGTAACacacaaataaataatcaattaatgAGCAAACTAAAGTTAGAGATAGCACCGAGTGGCAGCTGGTGGCAGATGAGAAGATAAGGCAAGCTGCGGCGATAATCAAAACCAGCGGCTCGGTAGTGTTCTGAGATGAGAGTGATGGCGGCGATGTGAAGATCGACGACGTCGCTGGAAGAGATGGAGGTGAGCGGGCGGCTGCATGAATCGAAAACAGCGGCGGAGTGTAGTTTGCACGGCGAAGATGGGAAGTAACGACGCTGCTGTTCCGGGAGATGCAGGAAGGAGTGATGCACGGTGATCTTCTGGATGGTGGATGCAGTGATGTTGTAGAGATGAACAGTAGCGAGATATCAGACGGCCCGTGATCTGTGACGAGGAAGATGATACGATGGAGAACGCTGTAAGCGCACGTACTGAAGATTGCAGGTGGTAGGCGGTGATGAGGGACGAGCAGCGGCGGCCTGTGATGGGCTATAAGAAGACGGATGCTGGTGATCGTTCATCGCGATCATGAAGGTGATGCGGTGGTGTTCTGAGGAAGATGGCGGTGTACGGAGATGGAGGCTGTGGTGAAAAGGAGAGGCAGCGGTGTTGTGATGGGGAAGATGATTACCGGTGATGAACAGCAGCGGGATGGATCCTAGTGGCGTGCTCGTGAAGGAGAAAAACAGCAGCAGGGGATGTGTGATGGAAAATATGGGTAGTGCGCAGTGATGCGGATGATGCATAGGCGGCGATGATCTGGAGGAGTCGCGGCCTACAGAGGAAAACAGACAGCGGTGTGAAGGTGCCGAACAGCAATAGCGACCCTGTTGTGATGGTGAAGATGATGGTTCGGCGCTGGG
Proteins encoded in this window:
- the LOC140872820 gene encoding long-chain-alcohol oxidase FAO4A, encoding MANSGAPKCPYSPSQMEVLSALCDTLLPSIDVPRGDKRHESVVEFFRTSASMAGTPLPVANLLGEKVIHPKIYLSGIGLTLLSTRIGTCILCGRHSLSTKFPYFLKFAEISPEKREQILVSWSRSFFFLLRVLYTAIKIFTLLVFFTQVNEKNENITWKAIGYCGPDPNLKTQNPKAKTIQEEDVSEEKEKLFGPLYKGIIHLNQSRTSNLDKLRNLGFPVSTNHSRNRRMKSLKPSFVIKCDVAVVGSGSGGGVVAGVLAKAGYKVLVLERGRYLARSNLSLLEGEALDQMYLGNGISGTEHMDVILLAGSTVGGGSTINWSASIKTPPHVIKEWSEDHGLELFDSKDFAKALDVVCRKMGVQSEFKQEGFNGMVLRKGCENLGYPIENIPNNAPPDHYCGWCSLGCKDGKKRCTSETWLVDLVESGNGAILPECEAVQVITDKRKGRKRAIGVAFTFLNQGVKETAILESDVTVVSCGAILTPPLLKRSGLKNPNIGKNLHLHPVVLAWGYFPESDSPDSWPEGEKKSYNGSILTNMSTVVANFEDSGYGTVIQTPALHPGMFSVLMPWLSGTDIKQRMLKFSRTAHLFALARDKSSGAVVSPTRISYKWEKSDTENLSKGVERALRILAASGAEEIGTHNNKGRVLKVKQADSKELDAFVREESLRPLKNLETPICSAHQMGSCRMGVDPKESAVRPNGETWEVEGLFVADSSVFPTALGVNPMVTVQAIAYCTAQSVLEVLGKGRVQLASKP